The Anas acuta chromosome 7, bAnaAcu1.1, whole genome shotgun sequence genome has a window encoding:
- the LOC137859479 gene encoding inhibitor of nuclear factor kappa-B kinase subunit alpha-like, producing MSLPDHAYSDSTDMVKIIVQTVQSQDRVLKELFGHLSKLLGCKQKIIDLLPKIEVALNNIKEADNSVMQMQGKRQREIWHLLKIACVAGESNEVSPEPPLLQTKHPQRPQPLLTGLVDQALHQLCSPSLDTLQGLNVLVMRGPKLNTALEVLPHQSRVQEDDHLPGPVGCTIPDTSQDAVGLLGHLGTLLVHVQASINQIPVALFLRHEFVLQFSDLEHQP from the exons ATGTCCCTTCCAGATCATGCCTACAGTGACAGCACGGACATGGTGAAGATTATTGTGCAGACAGTTCAGAGTCAAGACCGAGTTCTCAAGGAACTTTTCGGCCATCTCAG caagCTCTTGGGCTGCAAGCAGAAGATTATTGACTTGCTTCCAAAGATTGAAGTGGCTTTAAATAACATCAAAGAAGCTGATAACTCTGTGATGCAGATGCAGGGCAAAAGACAAAGGGAGATATGGCATTTGCTCAAAATTGCTTGC GTAGCTggagagagcaatgaggtctcccctgagcctcctcttctccagaccaaacacccccagcgccctcagccgctcctcacaggacttgtggaccaggcccttcaccagctttgtagcccttctctggacacgctccagggcctcaatgtccttgtaatgaggggcccaaagctgaacacagcactcgaggtgctgcctcaccagagcagagtacaggagGACGATCACCTTCCTGGTCCTGttggctgcactattcctgatacaagccaggatgccgttggccttcttggccacctgggcacactgctggtgcatgttcaggcaagcatcaaccAAATTCCTGTAGCACTGTTCCTCAGACATGAGTTTGTCCTACAATTTTCAGACTTGGAGCATCAGCCTTGA